The Castanea sativa cultivar Marrone di Chiusa Pesio chromosome 11, ASM4071231v1 genome contains a region encoding:
- the LOC142617313 gene encoding nudix hydrolase 7-like — translation MQRSRVSAINLLYLFLSTNKKTLQASSFAAASLPLPKRPFLGDRFSFMIKNMSILTSSMSVEKQFMPENRVQQVELLNSINDLHGGVVVNIEQPMDSRVFSPLLRASISQWRQQGKRGVWIKLPIEHANLVEAAVKEGFRYHHAEPDYLMLVCWLPETTDTIPQNASHRVGVGAFVMNNQREVLVVQENSGKFKGTGVWKLPTGVVNEGEDLCTSVIREVKEETGVETEFVEVLAFRQSHKSFFGKSDLLFICMLQPRTFDIEKQDLEIEAAQWMPIEDYAAQPFIQKQELFNFVAKICLSKSDRNYVGFSPLATTTASGKTSYLYFNNQNMKHLVTSDNQQ, via the exons ATGCAGAGGTCAAGAGTCTCAGCCATCAATTTGTTGTATTTATTTCTTTCAACTAACAAGAAGACCCTTCAAGCTTCTTCATTTGCGGCAGCATCCCTTCCGCTTCCAAAGAGGCCTTTTCTTG GTGATAGATTTTCATTCATGATCAAAAACATGTCGATTTTGACAAGCTCCATGTCAGTAGAAAAGCAATTCATGCCTGAAAATAGAGTTCAACAAGTTGAGCTactaaattcaattaatgatttaCATGGAGGAGTTGTTGTGAACATTGAGCAGCCTATGGACTCTAGGGTCTTTTCACCATTGCTTAGAGCTTCAATATCACAATGGAGGCAACag GGCAAGAGAGGTGTCTGGATCAAATTGCCTATCGAACATGCAAATCTTGTTGAAGCTGCAGTTAAG GAAGGATTTAGGTATCACCATGCTGAACCAGATTACTTAATGCTTGTATGTTGGCTTCCTGAAACCACTGATACTATTCCTCAAAATGCTTCACATCGAGTAGGTGTTGGTGCTTTTGTCATGAACAATCAAAGAGag GTGCTTGTAGTTCAGGAGAATAGTGGCAAATTCAAAGGAACAGGCGTGTGGAAGCTTCCTACCGGGGTTGTTAATGAA GGCGAGGACCTTTGTACATCTGTAATTAGGGAAGTGAAAGAAGAGACAGGA gTTGAAACAGAATTTGTTGAAGTTTTAGCATTCAG GCAAAGCCACAAGTCATTCTTTGGCAAATCAGATTTGCTTTTTATTTGCATGTTACAACCACGTACCTTTGACATTGAGAAGCAGGATTTAGAGATTGAAGCAGCACAG TGGATGCCGATTGAAGACTATGCAGCCCAACCTTTTATCCAAAAACAAGAGCTCTTCAATTTTGTTGCCAAAATATGCTTATCAAAGTCAGATAGGAACTATGTTGGTTTTTCTCCTCTGGCTACAACTACAGCCTCTGGCAAAACAAGTTACCTCTACTTCAACAATCAGAATATGAAACACCTTGTAACTTCTGATAATCAGCAGTAG